In Antennarius striatus isolate MH-2024 chromosome 10, ASM4005453v1, whole genome shotgun sequence, one DNA window encodes the following:
- the LOC137602609 gene encoding sodium/hydrogen exchanger 2-like — protein sequence MASLSLLIAAACLLWPLHLAFTPPAELPQLHNLPTLVGVNSSSQSVGHPRALGVFNVDYHHVQAPFEIVLWIMLASLAKLGFHWSGRVPAVVPESCLLIMVGLLVGGVIYGVRHSAPPTLSTDAFFLFLLPPIVLDAGYFLPGRLFFENLGTILWYAVLGTLWNVLGIGLSLYGVCLLAHNSLGDVSLLHCLLFGSLIAAVDPVAVLSVFQEMHVNDQLHILVFGESLLNDAVTVVLYKLFESFLRLPSVSGLDVLLGGCRVVVVGLGGLFVGLFFGLVAALTSRFTSRVQVIAPLFVFLYSYLSYLTSEMLHLSGITAIVTCAVTMKQYVEANVSERSNTSIQYFLKMWSSVSETLIFIFLGVSTIQDVHMWSWTFVCSTLLLCLVWRATGVLLLTAAVNKLRRNSVTFRDQFIIAYGGLRGAICFSLVFLIDDFPKKRLFITTTIVVILFTVFVQGMTIKPLVELLDVKRKKRALPTVSEEIHSRLIDHLLAGIEDVVGYWGQHYWKDKFEQFNRKYLRRFLIREDHQARSSILRVYQELERREQRGDEEAPPLVYRCSHSRPLLSEDMENIRRILSRNLQNFNKQTPAYSRHTLHQDASKDKTWPPLHRHHSLPERNTCYTGAPWTQEEVGEFTDSRRGRTGLSRSHTVCSIIPRPVLQDSFHPAASAQTLPADPAARDDPVSPQHRPVERTPKKQLSFILESEKQP from the exons atggcttctctctctctgctgatcGCTGCTGCCTGTTTACTGTGGCCTCTACATTTGGCCTTCACCCCCCCTGCTGAGCTCCCACAGCTCCACAATCTGCCCACCTTGGTGGGCGTCAACAGTAGCAGCCAGTCGGTGGGTCACCCCAGGGCTCTGGGGGTTTTCAATGTGGACTATCACCATGTGCAGGCTCCCTTTGAGATTGTGCTGTGGATCATGCTGGCCTCATTGGCCAAACTGG GATTCCACTGGTCGGGTCGAGTCCCAGCCGTCGTCCCTGAAAGCTGCCTCCTCATCATGGTGGGCCTTCTGGTTGGAGGGGTGATCTATGGTGTTCGCCACTCTGCCCCCCCGACCCTCAGCACTGAtgctttcttcctctttctgctcCCACCCATCGTCTTAGATGCAGGATATTTTCTGCCAGGGAGGCTGTTCTTTGAGAATCTCGGTACCATTCTCTG GTACGCGGTGCTGGGGACCCTATGGAACGTGCTGGGCATCGGCCTGTCCCTGTACGGTGTGTGTCTGCTGGCCCACAATTCCCTGGGAGACGTGTCTTTGCTCCATTGCCTGCTGTTCGGGTCTCTGATCGCTGCCGTCGACCCCGTGGCCGTCCTCTCTGTCTTCCAGGAGATGCACGTCAACGACCAGCTTCACATCCTGGTGTTTGGAGAGTCGCTGCTCAATGATGCTGTTACCGTG GTGCTCTACAAGCTGTTTGAGTCCTTCCTCCGTCTGCCGTCGGTGTCGGGGCTGGATGTGCTGCTGGGGGGCtgcagggtggtggtggtgggccTCGGCGGTCTGTTTGTCGGCCTGTTCTTCGGCCTGGTAGCGGCCCTTACTTCACGTTTCACCTCCAGGGTCCAGGTCATCGCCCCGCTCTTCGTTTTCCTCTACTCCTATTTGTCGTACCTCACCTCGGAGATGCTCCACCTCTCTGGAATCACGGC taTTGTGACCTGTGCTGTGACCATGAAGCAGTATGTGGAGGCTAACGTGTCTGAGCGCAGCAACACCAGCATCCAGTACTTCCTGAAGATGTGGAGCAGTGTGAGTGAaaccctcatcttcatcttcttggGGGTGTCCACCATACAGGATGTCCATATGTGGAGCTGGACTTTTGTCTGCTCCACGCTGCTGCTCTGCCTCGTCTGGAGAGCCACAG gCGTACTCCTGCTGACCGCTGCTGTGAACAAACTCCGGAGGAACTCTGTGACCTTTCGAGATCAGTTCATCATTGCCTACGGAGGCCTGAGAGGGGCAATCTGTTTCTCTCTGGTGTTCCTGATCGATGATTTTCCCAAGAAAAGACTCTTCATCACAACTACCATTGTGGTCATCCTGTTCACTGTCTTTGTACAG ggGATGACCATTAAACCTCTCGTGGAGCTTCTGGatgtgaagaggaagaagagagctCTGCCAACCGTTAGTGAGGAAATCCACAGCAgg CTCATTGATCACCTGCTGGCAGGAATAGAGGATGTGGTTGGATACTGGGGACAACACTACTGGAAAGACAA atttGAGCAGTTCAACAGGAAGTACCTTCGCCGTTTTCTGATCCGTGAGGATCATCAGGCTCGCTCCAGTATCCTCAGAGTCTACCAGGAGCTGGAGAggagggagcagaggggagaTGAGGAGGCCCCGCCACT AGTGTACCGTTGCTCTCACAGTCGGCCTCTCTTATCAGAGGACATGGAGAACATCAGGCGCATTCTCTCTAGAAACCTGCAAAACTTCAACAAG CAAACACCAGCCTACAGCAGACACACGCTGCACCAGGACGCCTCCAAGGACAAAACATGGCCGCCTCTTCACAGACACCACAGTCTGCCAGAGAGGAACACGTGTTACACAGGAGCACCCTGGACACAG gaggaggtgggagaGTTTACCGACTCACGCAGAGGGAGAACCGGACTCAGCAGGTCTCACACAG tctgctccatAATCCCGAGGCCTGTCCTCCAGGACTCCTTCCATCCTGCAGCCTCCGCCCAGACTTTGCCAGCAGATCCAGCTGCCAGAGATGACCCGGTCTCTCCACAACACCGACCTGTGGAAAGAACGCCTAAGAAACAACTCAGCTTTATTCTGGAGAGTGAAAAGCAGCCATGA
- the LOC137603033 gene encoding transmembrane protein 182-like: MRVGAAALAGGIFGAVGTLCFFLAFSTDYWLVASDNCGPYAWPTRITPTGEKDANGTEIQVVEVVTASPPFLTLHHEGFFWRCVFQVEPTAHAVLATLFTNQPESKICVHGYLFPLPVALGQVPHPVYDATAVFRGFWTVLIILGLVAALAGGFLLVCGVPFISPKLYKLGGAFLIAAACLFLLVLLLYVLWMEAVEVKRYVLQERGETCPQAQVSVLYGLSFMVAAAGVPLELVSGLVFMLVGRALCSSK, encoded by the exons ATGAGGGTGGGAGCTGCGGCCCTGGCTGGGGGCATATTCGGAGCAGTGGGGACTCTGTGTTTCTTCCTGGCCTTCAGCACAGACTACTGGCTGGTGGCCAGCGACAACTGTGGTCCGTATGCATGGCCGACACGAATAACACCGACAGGAGAAAAAGATGCCAATGGGACTGAG ATCCAGGTAGTGGAGGTCGTCACCGCCTCTCCTCCGTTCCTCACCCTGCACCACGAGGGCTTCTTCTGGCgatgtgtgtttcaggtggagCCCACGGCGCACGCCGTTCTGGCCACTCTCTTCA CAAACCAGCCAGAATCCAAGATCTGTGTCCATGGTTACCTCTTCCCACTTCCTGTAGCGCTGGGACAGGTTCCTCATCCGGTATATGATGCTACAGCAG TGTTTCGGGGTTTCTGGACGGTGCTGATAATCCTCGGCTTGGTCGCCGCTCTAGCTGGGGGCTTCCTCCTGGTCTGCGGAGTGCCCTTCATCAGCCCCAAACTGTACAAGCTGGGTGGGGCTTTCCTCATCGCTGCTG CCTGCTTGTTCCTGCTCGTGCTGCTGCTCTACGTGCTGTGGATGGAGGCGGTGGAGGTGAAGCGCTACGTCctgcaggagagaggagagacctGTCCCCAGGCGCAGGTGTCAGTGCTGTACGGCCTGTCGTTCATGGTGGCGGCGGCGGGCGTGCCTCTGGAGTTGGTGTCGGGTCTGGTCTTCATGCTGGTGGGCCGTGCCTTGTGTTCCAGCAAATAA